Within the Kingella potus genome, the region GCATGTGCCTGTACGGGCTGGCCGAAGCGCGGCGGCGGGTGATTTTTGCCGCGCTGCTGACGGGTGGCGGCTGGGCTTTGCTGTCGGTGTCGGGCGGCTGGGCGGTAACGGCGGTGCTGATGTTTGCCGCCTGCCTGTCGCCGTTTTTTTCGCCGGCGTGGCGCGAGAGGCGGTTTTACGCCGCGCTTTCGGCGGCTTTCGCGCTGGGCGTGCCGCTGGTGCTGCTTTATCCGACCGCGCTTTATTTTTCCTCGCCGGCCGCTTTCGAGTGGTGGCGCGGGAATGCGGTGTTCGGCATTTTCGGCGGCACGGATGCCTGGCGGCTGTCGTTCCAGCCTGTTTATTATGTGAAAAACCTGTTGTGGTTTGCCTTTCCCGCCTGGCCGCTGGCTTTGTGGACGTGTGCCCGACGGGGTTTTCTGCGGCAGGACTGGGCCGCGCCCGCCCTGTCGTGGCTGGCGGCGGCCGGGCTGCTGCTGGCGTTTGCGCCTAAGGCGGGCACGGACAGCCTGATCTGGCTGCTGCCGCCGCTCGCCCTGCTCGGTGCGGCACGGCTCGACGGCCTGCGGCGCGGCGCGGCGGCGTTTGCCAACTGGTTCGGCATCATGATTTTCGGCGCACTCGCGGTGTTTTTGTGGACGGGCTGGCTGGCGATGAATTTCGGCTGGCCGGCGAAACTGGCGGAGCGTTCGGCTTATTTCAGCCCGTATTACACGCCCGATTTCGACATTGTGCCGATTATCGTGGCCGTGTTGTTCACGCCGCTGTGGCTGCGGGCGGTAACGCGCAAAAACGTGCGCGGACGGCAGGCGGTAACCAACTGGGCGGCGGGGATGACGCTGGTGTGGGCTTTGCTGATGACGCTGTTTCTGCCCTGGCTCGATGCGGTGAAAAGCTACCGCCCCGTGGTGGAACGCATGGAGGCTGCCGCGCCCGCCGCGCTGCATACGGGCGCGGAATGCCTATTCATCGGCGCGGACACGCCGTCGGCACGCGCTGCCTGGGGCGAATACGGCCGCCTGCCTTTTTCCGCCGCCAATCCGGCCTGCCGCTACCGCCTGATCCAAACCGGCAGCGCGGACACGCCGCCGCCCGCAGGCTACCGCACCGTCTGGCAGGGCGGTCGTCCGCGCAGCAAAACCGAGCATTTCGTTTTATTGGAAAGCATACAGCCCTAAGCGCATAAAGGCCGTCTGAAAATACGGCGGCGGCAAAGCGGGCTTCTGCATCGCTGCCGTGCTGCTGCCAACGCCTTTTGCGCACGAATATACCGCACAGGCAAAGCAAGAGGCCGTCTGAAAACGGCTTTTCCTGTTTTCAGACGGCCTTTCCCGATTCCGCCGCCACCACCACACGGACAAACCATGACACTACCCGTTATCGCCGTTACTTCCGGCGAACCTGCCGGCATCGGCCCCGACATCTGCCTAGGCCTTGCCGGCAGCCCGCTGCCCTGCCGCTCCGTCGTC harbors:
- a CDS encoding ArnT family glycosyltransferase — its product is MLTYTPPESRAAPPTHEKSWILLLLVFAWLWPGVFSHDLWKPHEIWANEAVKDVLAGGNALLPQVQGHYEGGISFLYVWLAAQCRVLFSPWLADAYSAMRFAGVFFTAVGLFCCGMAGFRLAGRHQGRSVVLILIGCAGLIANSHLLGGVPVQFAATGMCLYGLAEARRRVIFAALLTGGGWALLSVSGGWAVTAVLMFAACLSPFFSPAWRERRFYAALSAAFALGVPLVLLYPTALYFSSPAAFEWWRGNAVFGIFGGTDAWRLSFQPVYYVKNLLWFAFPAWPLALWTCARRGFLRQDWAAPALSWLAAAGLLLAFAPKAGTDSLIWLLPPLALLGAARLDGLRRGAAAFANWFGIMIFGALAVFLWTGWLAMNFGWPAKLAERSAYFSPYYTPDFDIVPIIVAVLFTPLWLRAVTRKNVRGRQAVTNWAAGMTLVWALLMTLFLPWLDAVKSYRPVVERMEAAAPAALHTGAECLFIGADTPSARAAWGEYGRLPFSAANPACRYRLIQTGSADTPPPAGYRTVWQGGRPRSKTEHFVLLESIQP